The proteins below are encoded in one region of Paenibacillus albus:
- a CDS encoding DoxX family protein produces MSIALGLLIIRVVVGLMFAGHGVQKLFGWFGGYGLKGTGSWMDSIGLKPGVLVALLAGLAELAGGLLFVLGFWMIPAAVLIVLTMLGAIISVHRKNGFWVTQNGMEYNIVLIAVAIGLALIGAGEYAIG; encoded by the coding sequence ATGAGTATCGCATTAGGATTATTGATTATACGTGTTGTCGTCGGGTTGATGTTTGCAGGTCACGGAGTTCAGAAGCTGTTCGGATGGTTTGGCGGCTATGGGCTCAAGGGAACAGGAAGTTGGATGGATTCGATCGGCTTAAAGCCTGGCGTACTGGTCGCTTTATTGGCCGGATTAGCTGAACTGGCAGGTGGCTTGCTATTCGTCCTCGGTTTCTGGATGATTCCAGCAGCTGTGCTGATTGTACTAACGATGCTTGGCGCAATTATCTCCGTGCACCGTAAGAACGGCTTCTGGGTTACACAGAATGGAATGGAGTACAACATCGTCTTAATCGCTGTAGCGATCGGACTTGCGTTAATCGGCGCAGGCGAATATGCAATCGGCTAA
- a CDS encoding MarR family winged helix-turn-helix transcriptional regulator: MSEQIEQQPTNELQLFVVLSRASQWVTAHVHQDIRKYGLNPTEFAVLELLYHKGEQPLQQIGEKILMTSGNITYVIDKLAGKGLAQRKACPTDRRVIFAEITTAGTSLLDSIFPLHKEAIAKAVGGLTEEERAQAIQLLKKLGIAAQSSFT, from the coding sequence ATGAGTGAACAGATTGAACAGCAGCCAACTAACGAGCTTCAATTATTCGTCGTCTTGTCCCGGGCGAGCCAGTGGGTCACCGCCCACGTCCATCAGGATATTCGCAAGTATGGTCTCAATCCGACTGAGTTCGCTGTCCTTGAGCTTCTCTATCATAAAGGCGAACAGCCGCTTCAGCAGATCGGTGAGAAGATCTTAATGACGAGCGGCAACATCACTTACGTGATCGACAAGCTTGCTGGCAAAGGATTGGCTCAGCGGAAGGCTTGCCCTACTGATCGCAGAGTGATTTTCGCGGAGATTACAACAGCAGGCACTTCCCTGCTCGATTCGATCTTCCCGCTCCATAAAGAAGCAATCGCCAAAGCCGTCGGCGGATTGACCGAAGAAGAACGCGCGCAAGCGATTCAGCTCCTGAAGAAGCTTGGCATTGCCGCACAGAGCAGCTTCACCTAG
- the coxB gene encoding cytochrome c oxidase subunit II, with amino-acid sequence MMNRWHVLKRLMPLLVGMVLLLSACGRADLSTLRPQGPVAEEQFGLMKLTIMIMVLVVLVVFAIAVYVIIRFRRRPGDKTIPVQVEGNHKLEIIWTVIPIVLLIILGVPTVKSVFGLAKDYTHDPKAIQVHVTAHQYWWEFEYPNLGVKTAQELIIPNDAVISVEAKTADVLHSFWIPSLAGKTDTNPGGNVNTMYFEAPKTGVYLGKCAELCGPSHSLMDFKVKVVDRASFDRWVAAMKNPVQLPDDQQVADLLNKQCLSCHAIGDKGVQLYPNLTGIGSRQAVAGILVNTDKPEYKNEGSVEDNLKRWIKDPQAVKPGTLMPKVDLTDDQINSIAKYLAGLKLEY; translated from the coding sequence ATGATGAATCGGTGGCACGTTCTAAAACGGCTTATGCCGCTTCTTGTCGGAATGGTGTTGCTGCTGTCAGCATGTGGACGAGCAGACTTATCTACACTTAGACCGCAAGGGCCGGTAGCCGAAGAACAGTTTGGACTAATGAAATTAACGATCATGATCATGGTTCTGGTCGTTCTGGTTGTGTTTGCAATTGCAGTGTACGTTATTATTCGTTTCCGCCGTCGTCCAGGTGATAAGACGATCCCTGTTCAAGTGGAAGGAAACCACAAACTCGAGATTATTTGGACGGTTATCCCGATTGTCCTTCTAATCATTCTTGGTGTGCCAACAGTTAAGTCTGTATTCGGACTTGCGAAGGACTACACGCATGACCCTAAAGCCATTCAAGTTCATGTAACAGCTCACCAATACTGGTGGGAATTCGAATACCCTAATCTGGGAGTGAAGACAGCGCAAGAGCTGATCATCCCTAATGATGCGGTTATCTCGGTTGAAGCGAAGACAGCAGACGTGCTCCACTCGTTCTGGATTCCTTCGCTGGCTGGTAAGACAGATACAAACCCAGGCGGCAACGTGAACACCATGTACTTCGAAGCTCCTAAGACGGGCGTTTATCTCGGAAAATGTGCTGAGCTTTGCGGACCATCTCACTCCTTGATGGATTTCAAAGTTAAAGTTGTTGACCGTGCATCCTTCGACCGTTGGGTAGCGGCAATGAAGAACCCAGTTCAGCTTCCGGACGATCAACAGGTTGCTGACCTTCTCAATAAGCAATGCTTGTCTTGCCACGCGATCGGCGACAAAGGTGTACAGCTGTATCCGAACCTGACAGGTATCGGTAGCCGTCAAGCTGTTGCAGGTATTCTCGTGAATACAGACAAACCGGAATATAAGAACGAAGGCTCCGTTGAAGATAACCTGAAGAGATGGATCAAGGATCCTCAAGCTGTGAAGCCGGGCACACTCATGCCGAAGGTTGACCTAACTGACGATCAGATTAATTCCATTGCGAAATACTTAGCAGGTTTGAAGCTAGAATATTAA